CACCCATGACTTTGGAATTACTGTCTGGAAATTTTATTAATCCTGCTGGCTCAACTATATGGGTTATGTCTCAAAAAACTGTCTGAAATTTTAATAGGTTTTCTGAGCCTCTGGGTCAGAATTCATCTCACAACCCAGAAATactattaaaaacaaatcacTAATTTCATCAAACAAATTGTTTCTAGTATAGGAAAATTCTACTAGTAGGAACTTACACATTGTCAAAGCATGCAGACACAACAAAGTTTGCATTGCTATGGAAACAAAGGTTATGCTGGGAaaaatgacttgcaagtgactGTGAAAAGTAAGTTTATAAGAGTGACATCTTTCAGCTTGATCTTGAAAGACATATTGCAACACAAGCATCTTGGATTAGAAGATTGCTTTTATTTAGTTTTCCACAGAGACATGTTTCTTTCACCTCTATTCTCACAAATCTGACATCAAAAACTATCAAGATATATATATGAGCTATACAGGCAGAGAAATCTGTCAGTACAGCACTACTCTTCTTCTATCAAACATTCTACAATAAACAAAATGGTCCCTTCCATGCCCATCGAATACAAGAAAAACAGCTAAGTCAAGAGAATATATATATGAGTCTAGTTATTCataaaagagtaaaaataaaaaatctagTTTCTGATGTTTAAACAAAACATACTTTATACATTTGGCTGAGCTGAAATATTGTACCTTGCCAAACGAAAAACTGCTCCCTAATGGTAGGTTCCCTAGCAGCTCAGTAGGTATGCAAGGCATGCAATTCATTTCCTGCCAAGGCAGAGAAAAATGGGTAGGTCTGAGATTATATTGCTAGTGTGCTTGAAAAATATCTTAGTTGTTAATGTTATAGACTGCATATACATATTTTGACTTTTGGTCTCCTTGGAACTTTCCCAGGTACAACTTTTGGGTTGAGTGTCTTTTAGCTCTCGGTGATGGAGTGTTCAATGGGAGGTGAAATAGGAATTTCCAGAGCATTACAGTCATCAGTGAGGAACACCAGGTcctggagaaacaaaaaaaaaaaaaaaagggtaagaTTTATAAGTTGGAAGGCAGAAGACAGCACAGTGAGAAGCTTGGGCCTGATCCAGTTATGGTGGTCAGGGGACAGTGTGGAGACAGGCAGGGCTAAAAGCAGGGACTCTGTCCCTGTTGATGCATCTTGACCTACCCTTCTGCAGTAGGAGATCAGGATGGTGTACAGGCTCCGGGCTTTTTCCTTCAGCTCATTCACCTCAACCACTCTGTCACACCCAGGGTAGGCCACAAAGTCACGGAGCTTTGCCAGCACGCAGTAATTCTGCAAAGCATGCAAAAGAGGACTGTGTAACCCTGCACAAACACAGATTTCTGTTAAGCCCACCACTTCCAAAATTCTTACTGCTATGTGGGAACCTTGAATTCCTACCTCTATGTACATGTAATCTATGCAACCTTTAATCAGGCAAATTAATCACCAGTATTTTATAACAATGTTTGGTCAAAATAGTGCTTGGAAAATTGCATATATACAGTCTTAGTCTCCCAGCTAATTTCTCACATGCTttaggaggcagcagctccaatACAATCA
The genomic region above belongs to Molothrus aeneus isolate 106 chromosome 4, BPBGC_Maene_1.0, whole genome shotgun sequence and contains:
- the CYTL1 gene encoding cytokine-like protein 1, with the translated sequence MKTLLLLVALLSAALLASAAPPTCYSRVLSLSKEITQSFKELQTSKTMDSCVGTLPRLYLDIHNYCVLAKLRDFVAYPGCDRVVEVNELKEKARSLYTILISYCRRDLVFLTDDCNALEIPISPPIEHSITES